The following coding sequences lie in one Paraburkholderia largidicola genomic window:
- a CDS encoding NADH:flavin oxidoreductase, translating into MTDTTSLILSPYQRDGITVRNRLAVAPMTRITATENGHPTQTMFDYYLRFAEGGFGLVTTEGIYTDKAFSQGYRFQPGLADDEQARGWTAFLQDMQKRGAHVVAQLMHAGALSQGNFYRTGTVGPSAVRPKGKQMEFYFGEGLYPEPRQMTAREIDEAVEGFVSAARRAVTISGFNAVEIHGANGYLLDQFLTAETNRRTDRWGGDTNARVQLLADVVKEVKLGIGNAVPVGIRISQGKVNDFTAKWPGARSDAEVIFGTLAAAGADFIHVTEHEAWQPAFEGETDSLVALARRYAPDVTILANGNLHTADRIANALENGADLVTIGRGALANPDLPKVLLQKREPRTFDGSILQPVANIKEAELSMRTVD; encoded by the coding sequence ATGACCGATACGACTTCCCTGATCCTTTCGCCATATCAACGCGACGGCATCACAGTGAGAAACCGCCTTGCAGTCGCCCCGATGACCCGCATTACCGCCACCGAAAACGGTCATCCGACGCAGACCATGTTCGACTACTACCTGCGCTTTGCGGAAGGCGGCTTCGGTCTCGTGACGACTGAGGGAATCTATACCGACAAGGCGTTCTCGCAAGGATACCGGTTTCAGCCGGGCCTCGCGGACGACGAGCAGGCCCGGGGCTGGACGGCTTTCCTCCAGGACATGCAGAAGCGGGGCGCGCATGTCGTCGCACAGCTGATGCATGCGGGTGCGCTGAGTCAAGGCAACTTCTATCGAACGGGCACGGTGGGACCGTCGGCAGTGCGCCCTAAAGGCAAGCAGATGGAGTTCTACTTTGGCGAGGGCCTTTACCCGGAACCGCGGCAGATGACTGCGCGCGAAATCGATGAGGCCGTAGAGGGCTTCGTGAGCGCTGCCCGGCGTGCTGTGACTATCTCCGGCTTCAACGCGGTGGAGATTCATGGCGCCAATGGCTATCTGCTCGACCAGTTCCTGACCGCAGAGACCAATCGCAGAACAGACCGTTGGGGCGGAGACACGAATGCGCGCGTCCAGTTGCTCGCCGATGTCGTGAAGGAAGTGAAGCTGGGCATTGGGAACGCCGTACCCGTTGGCATTCGAATCTCGCAAGGCAAAGTCAATGATTTCACGGCGAAGTGGCCGGGTGCGCGAAGCGATGCCGAAGTGATCTTCGGCACGCTGGCCGCTGCGGGCGCAGACTTCATTCACGTCACTGAACACGAAGCGTGGCAGCCTGCATTCGAAGGCGAGACAGATAGCCTCGTCGCGCTGGCCCGTCGCTATGCGCCAGACGTCACGATCCTTGCGAATGGCAACTTGCATACAGCGGATCGAATCGCCAATGCACTGGAAAACGGTGCAGATCTGGTGACGATAGGACGTGGCGCGCTAGCCAACCCTGACTTGCCGAAGGTGCTGTTGCAAAAGCGTGAACCCAGAACATTCGATGGTTCGATTCTTCAACCGGTAGCGAACATCAAGGAGGCAGAACTGTCCATGCGGACGGTCGACTGA
- a CDS encoding LysR family transcriptional regulator translates to MLLPDVRTFLAVASAGSLSAAARQLDVVPMQVSRRIAALEEDLGVRLFHRTTRSLTLTAEGEAFIPFARAMADAEAGARAELSPSPGGASGVLRMTAPSGFGQSVVLPMLPSLMEANPDLRIDLDLSDRQVDIVGQGLDVALRIAPLEDSELVAKKIAANPRLICAAPTYLKKRGRPVSVSELDDHACIRLSAVRQWPLIVNGALIRKHVDAYVTTTSVEAARTTAVQGLGLAQLTYWDVFRQLADKSLEQIHLEDATMEDLSVWAVMPSRRYVPNRVSVFLDALRNQIAELGRSLGRAP, encoded by the coding sequence ATGCTTCTTCCAGACGTTCGAACCTTTCTGGCTGTCGCATCGGCGGGAAGCCTGTCTGCTGCGGCCCGACAACTCGACGTCGTGCCGATGCAGGTGTCACGACGGATAGCGGCGCTGGAAGAAGATCTTGGCGTGCGCCTTTTTCATCGGACGACCCGATCGCTGACCTTGACCGCCGAGGGCGAAGCTTTCATCCCGTTTGCCAGAGCGATGGCAGACGCAGAGGCGGGCGCGCGGGCCGAACTCAGCCCATCACCGGGCGGGGCGTCGGGGGTGCTGCGCATGACGGCTCCAAGCGGTTTCGGGCAGTCCGTGGTGTTACCGATGCTCCCCTCGTTGATGGAAGCAAATCCCGATCTTCGTATCGACCTCGATCTGTCCGATCGTCAGGTCGATATCGTGGGACAGGGGCTTGACGTGGCGTTGCGGATTGCGCCGCTGGAAGATTCCGAACTTGTGGCGAAGAAGATCGCGGCAAATCCTCGACTAATCTGCGCGGCGCCCACGTACCTGAAGAAGCGTGGGCGTCCTGTCAGCGTTTCCGAACTGGACGATCACGCCTGCATCCGGTTGAGCGCGGTGAGGCAGTGGCCGCTCATCGTGAACGGAGCGTTGATACGCAAGCACGTGGACGCTTACGTCACCACGACCAGCGTCGAAGCGGCACGCACGACTGCCGTGCAAGGGCTGGGACTCGCTCAGTTGACTTACTGGGATGTATTTCGACAGCTGGCCGACAAGTCGCTTGAGCAGATTCACCTGGAGGACGCGACGATGGAGGATCTGTCGGTCTGGGCCGTCATGCCGAGTCGACGTTATGTGCCGAACCGGGTGAGCGTTTTTCTTGATGCACTTCGAAATCAGATCGCCGAGCTTGGTCGGAGCCTTGGTCGCGCACCGTGA
- a CDS encoding helix-turn-helix domain-containing protein, producing the protein MTSANLELPAARRVQIPEPAARCASVIRRVAVLLFENCSFIVTVVLGEIFQAANESAVYANLNVRYDLRFLSATGGNVKCSSSICVWTDEINASHRPGLDALFVSDGAGVAAAAAACDERLVQWLRRTHANMIPVVPLGEGRRLFQAACGSAERQPAGSGDDVCGAQGVEERDHTNVRLELMKGALILIARDMGEDCARGVAEHVMPETLPALSSLLGGQPDSGSVDRVHIAARWMKENCQSSISIEDAARLVDMSTRNFQRCFKSEVGVTPSAYLLHARFSIICSLLTHSELPVDKIARRTGMGNGDRLAKVFRRHLHLSPTEYRTRARRVAGI; encoded by the coding sequence ATGACGTCTGCAAATCTGGAGTTGCCTGCCGCTCGCCGCGTGCAGATTCCCGAGCCCGCTGCGCGTTGTGCATCGGTGATACGTCGCGTCGCAGTACTTCTATTCGAGAACTGTTCGTTTATCGTCACGGTCGTGCTGGGTGAAATCTTTCAGGCGGCAAACGAGAGTGCCGTATATGCAAACCTCAATGTGAGGTATGACCTGAGATTTCTATCGGCTACGGGGGGGAACGTAAAGTGTTCATCTTCGATTTGCGTCTGGACCGATGAAATCAATGCGTCGCATCGCCCGGGTTTAGATGCGCTTTTCGTCTCCGACGGTGCGGGCGTGGCCGCGGCCGCTGCGGCGTGCGACGAACGACTCGTGCAATGGCTGCGCCGCACTCACGCGAACATGATTCCAGTGGTGCCCCTTGGTGAGGGGCGCAGGCTATTTCAGGCGGCCTGCGGGAGCGCTGAAAGGCAGCCGGCCGGATCCGGCGACGATGTATGCGGAGCGCAAGGCGTTGAAGAACGCGATCACACGAACGTTCGGCTCGAGCTGATGAAGGGTGCGCTGATCCTGATCGCACGCGATATGGGGGAGGATTGCGCGCGCGGCGTTGCGGAGCACGTCATGCCCGAAACCCTGCCCGCCCTGTCATCGTTGCTCGGCGGCCAGCCGGATAGTGGTTCTGTCGACAGGGTGCATATCGCAGCGCGCTGGATGAAAGAGAATTGCCAGAGCTCGATTTCCATTGAAGATGCTGCACGGCTAGTCGATATGAGCACCCGCAATTTTCAGCGTTGCTTCAAATCGGAGGTGGGAGTTACACCTTCTGCCTATCTGCTGCATGCACGATTCTCGATCATCTGCAGTTTGTTGACCCATTCCGAACTGCCCGTCGACAAGATTGCGCGGCGTACCGGAATGGGAAACGGAGACAGACTGGCAAAAGTCTTTCGCCGGCATTTGCATCTATCGCCAACCGAGTATCGCACCAGAGCGCGGAGGGTAGCTGGCATATAG
- a CDS encoding helix-turn-helix domain-containing protein, translating to MRKFEERGDAVMEQACKSALHALPGIPGQFLSNTASISVEPGVERHVHTMESAVDDTFALACANQDGLRLLIGSLSFRLLASILEQGPPPYEMSLQGWLSIDQGLAHPLTQAVDVHLRFGDNAPHTRSSPNAEGVGIQKRIHESATFLRSNLEQIITVANVARIASMSERNFLRHFRQQFRVTPSEYLLQARLEKSCQLLIESELPVDKIARRCGMTSGTRLAKIFRKRYGMSPTEFRLQNG from the coding sequence ATGCGCAAGTTTGAAGAAAGAGGTGATGCCGTTATGGAACAGGCGTGTAAATCTGCTTTGCATGCCTTGCCTGGTATTCCGGGTCAGTTTTTGTCCAACACGGCGTCGATATCCGTCGAGCCTGGCGTTGAGCGGCACGTCCATACGATGGAATCTGCGGTGGACGACACCTTCGCGCTGGCGTGCGCGAATCAGGACGGCTTGCGGTTGCTGATCGGGTCGTTATCTTTTCGCCTTCTTGCGTCAATCCTGGAACAGGGGCCTCCTCCTTACGAGATGTCCCTTCAGGGGTGGCTGTCGATTGACCAAGGCTTGGCGCATCCCCTTACACAGGCCGTCGATGTCCATTTGCGCTTTGGAGACAATGCGCCGCACACTCGAAGTAGCCCGAACGCTGAGGGAGTGGGAATCCAAAAAAGGATTCACGAGTCCGCGACATTTCTTAGATCGAATCTGGAGCAGATCATCACCGTAGCTAATGTCGCGCGTATCGCTTCGATGAGCGAGCGCAATTTCTTGCGGCACTTTCGACAACAGTTTCGGGTGACACCGTCAGAGTATCTGCTGCAAGCGAGGTTGGAAAAGAGCTGTCAATTGCTCATTGAGAGTGAACTGCCTGTCGACAAAATAGCGCGACGTTGCGGGATGACGAGCGGCACGCGCCTTGCGAAGATATTCCGTAAGCGTTACGGCATGTCTCCCACTGAATTCAGGTTGCAAAATGGGTAA
- a CDS encoding phosphatase PAP2 family protein gives MWPAISNLGDPALMLPLAIVCTAWLTRSLTGARVAFVWSGLLIGAMAVVGLSKILYAGSGLQIEVIRFRMISGHTMLASAVWPVLLVLTFQDGSANRHRAALWSGIAIATLIGVSRIRDEAHSVSEVIAGGTLGMLVTMQLVRWRPAPLVPSELRPFVAVSLLTVSAVAYGRHAPIQAAIDRYSPLLCAVFEKKNRDLSVTELNANALLAPSRK, from the coding sequence ATGTGGCCTGCCATTAGCAATCTGGGTGACCCGGCGTTGATGCTCCCGCTCGCAATCGTCTGTACCGCCTGGCTGACCCGCTCATTGACAGGCGCTCGGGTGGCGTTCGTATGGTCAGGGCTGCTTATCGGTGCGATGGCAGTGGTCGGCCTGAGCAAGATTCTCTATGCGGGCTCCGGCCTGCAGATCGAGGTCATCCGGTTCCGGATGATTAGCGGACACACCATGCTGGCGTCGGCCGTGTGGCCAGTGTTGCTCGTTCTTACATTCCAGGACGGCAGCGCCAATCGGCACCGCGCCGCGTTGTGGTCAGGAATTGCCATTGCCACGCTGATCGGCGTCTCCCGTATTCGCGACGAGGCACACTCGGTATCAGAAGTCATCGCCGGCGGGACGCTCGGTATGCTTGTGACGATGCAGTTAGTGCGGTGGCGGCCTGCCCCTCTGGTGCCGAGTGAACTGCGCCCGTTCGTGGCAGTTTCACTGTTGACTGTATCGGCCGTCGCATATGGTCGTCATGCTCCGATCCAGGCGGCAATCGACAGATACTCGCCATTGCTCTGCGCGGTATTCGAAAAGAAGAATCGCGATCTGTCAGTGACTGAACTCAACGCTAACGCGTTACTCGCACCTTCCCGGAAGTGA
- the gmd gene encoding GDP-mannose 4,6-dehydratase yields MTNAFITGITGQDGAYLAQLLLERGYQVFGTYRRTSKANFWRMEELGVLSHPNLHLVECDLTDLDETIRLIERTKPREIYNLAAQSVVSASFDQPVTTSTITGSGALHLLESIRTLDSSIRYYQASTSEMFGKVRAAPQNEETPFYPRNPYGVAKLYAHWLTINYRESYNIFASPGILYNHESPLRGREFVTRKITDAVAKIKLGKQDVLELGNLDVKRDWGFAKEYVHGMWRMLQLDEPETFVLATNRTETVRRFVTMAFRAVGTQLEWRGSGTQEEGLDISNGTVRVRVNPKFYRPAEGDLLVGDPGKAREKLGWESKTSLEELCKMMVDADIARNEKGILV; encoded by the coding sequence TTGACGAACGCATTCATTACGGGCATCACTGGACAAGATGGCGCTTACCTCGCACAACTTCTGCTCGAACGGGGCTATCAGGTGTTCGGCACTTATCGCCGTACGAGCAAAGCCAATTTCTGGCGCATGGAAGAGCTTGGCGTATTGAGTCATCCCAATCTGCACCTCGTGGAATGCGACCTGACCGATCTCGACGAAACGATACGGTTGATTGAGAGAACAAAGCCGCGTGAGATCTACAACCTTGCCGCGCAAAGTGTTGTTAGCGCGTCGTTCGATCAACCCGTCACCACCTCGACGATCACAGGATCGGGAGCGCTTCATCTGCTGGAATCGATCCGGACGCTGGACTCTTCCATCCGCTATTACCAGGCCTCCACTTCCGAGATGTTCGGAAAGGTAAGGGCGGCCCCTCAAAACGAAGAAACGCCGTTCTATCCACGCAATCCGTATGGCGTTGCGAAGCTATACGCACATTGGCTCACGATCAACTATCGCGAGTCCTACAACATCTTTGCGTCTCCCGGTATTTTGTACAACCACGAATCGCCGCTGCGGGGACGCGAATTCGTCACGCGAAAAATCACAGATGCCGTCGCGAAGATCAAACTCGGCAAGCAGGACGTACTCGAACTCGGGAATCTCGATGTCAAACGCGATTGGGGATTCGCCAAGGAATACGTGCATGGCATGTGGCGCATGCTCCAGCTCGACGAACCGGAAACATTCGTGCTTGCAACCAACCGCACGGAGACAGTGCGCCGCTTCGTCACGATGGCTTTCAGAGCGGTAGGAACGCAGCTCGAATGGCGTGGTTCCGGCACGCAGGAAGAAGGCCTCGACATATCGAACGGCACGGTCAGGGTGCGCGTCAATCCGAAGTTCTATCGTCCCGCCGAAGGCGATCTTCTGGTCGGCGACCCAGGCAAGGCCAGAGAAAAACTGGGCTGGGAGTCTAAGACCTCGCTTGAAGAGCTATGCAAGATGATGGTCGACGCGGATATCGCACGCAACGAAAAAGGCATCCTGGTCTGA
- a CDS encoding polysaccharide biosynthesis tyrosine autokinase — MSVKNIGMKSETGRGDEDAFVAGDLGRLIIDNIWVVTSIALLVLLASISHAFLATPMYDANAVLRVDLPNPNGLGLALQAQQVAQPVPLKLPTDVEIEMVQSRNVLLPVIDQFRLNTSVTPRRVPLLADITGLFATRGEPVSPILGLRSFAWGGEIVDLASLRVPRDLENEPLEMLALEGGRYRLDDQNGRPLLMGSVGVPASGDGVSITIDRLVARPGTRFTLVRYSDVDAIARIHRQLQVMELGKDTGVIQILYESSSPTVAMRVTDAIAKTYIASHIAQRREEASETLAFVDGELPRLREELKEAEVRLSDYQTKVGSIKPDPESTMYLQGSLDFSREIATVRLQRTRLLQQFTPDSNQVRTSDEQLKQLENEKAAFESRFVNLPLAVRTTADLTRDVKASNDIYLAMLNKSHELDVTRAGTLGNVHIVDTPLWPSKPVKPNRPLIIASGAGAGVILGVLFVFVRQQYFNGVREPLSVERRLRLPVFGAIRLSHEQARLDYAVGHMPSLETHTDARTHAHGAALGTVRGITDPPGTSHGRAATDVGAHDQPVSRDTPGHTDSSWPARKRHTTAVCLATHRPADLSMEQLRDVRTALECAVAVAPNNILLVTGATPGTGKSFVSANLAVLASETGKRVLLIDADMRRGVLASHFGLPASNGLAEVLAGHIVASHAIQPTCIDGLSLLATGLYPPNPSALLATQRMRTLFQIVSEQFDLVIVDTPPVLAVTDANILAAHAASTLLVLRPNVQTQSELEETLRRLDRAGARLIGAVFNAMPQRRSEKRWHAYASAYAAPASHTQRSA, encoded by the coding sequence TTGAGCGTAAAGAACATTGGGATGAAGTCCGAGACAGGGCGCGGCGATGAAGACGCATTCGTCGCGGGAGATCTGGGCCGGCTGATCATCGACAACATCTGGGTTGTGACCTCGATTGCCTTGCTCGTACTGCTGGCGTCGATTTCGCACGCGTTTCTCGCCACTCCGATGTACGACGCCAACGCGGTGCTGCGAGTGGACTTGCCCAACCCGAATGGACTCGGCCTTGCATTGCAGGCGCAGCAGGTAGCGCAGCCGGTTCCGCTCAAGTTGCCAACCGACGTCGAAATCGAAATGGTACAGAGCCGCAATGTACTGTTGCCGGTAATCGACCAGTTCAGACTGAACACGTCCGTGACACCGCGCAGGGTGCCGTTGCTCGCCGATATAACCGGCCTGTTCGCGACGCGTGGAGAGCCGGTGTCGCCCATTCTCGGCCTGCGCTCGTTTGCATGGGGCGGAGAGATCGTCGATCTTGCGTCACTGCGGGTACCGCGCGATCTGGAGAATGAGCCACTCGAAATGCTCGCGCTCGAAGGCGGGCGATACAGGCTGGATGACCAGAACGGCCGTCCGCTCCTGATGGGTTCCGTGGGCGTGCCCGCATCCGGCGATGGTGTGTCGATCACGATCGATCGTCTGGTGGCCCGACCCGGTACCCGCTTCACGCTCGTGCGATACAGTGACGTCGACGCGATTGCACGTATTCATCGTCAGTTGCAGGTGATGGAGTTGGGCAAGGATACGGGTGTCATTCAGATCCTTTACGAAAGCAGCAGTCCCACTGTTGCGATGCGCGTGACCGATGCAATCGCCAAAACCTATATTGCATCGCATATCGCGCAACGCCGCGAAGAAGCGAGCGAGACCCTTGCATTCGTGGACGGCGAACTGCCGAGATTGCGCGAGGAGTTGAAGGAGGCCGAAGTCAGACTGAGTGACTACCAGACGAAAGTCGGAAGCATCAAGCCTGACCCTGAGAGCACGATGTATTTGCAGGGTAGTCTGGATTTCTCGCGGGAAATCGCGACAGTGAGACTGCAACGCACCCGGCTGCTGCAGCAGTTCACACCTGACAGCAACCAGGTGAGAACGTCCGACGAGCAGCTCAAGCAACTCGAGAATGAGAAGGCAGCGTTCGAGTCGCGCTTTGTCAACCTGCCGCTCGCAGTGCGAACCACGGCCGATCTGACACGCGACGTAAAGGCGTCCAATGACATCTATCTTGCGATGCTCAACAAGTCGCACGAACTGGATGTGACGCGAGCAGGGACGCTCGGCAACGTCCATATCGTCGACACGCCGCTTTGGCCGTCGAAGCCCGTCAAGCCAAATCGGCCTCTGATTATCGCTTCGGGCGCCGGTGCGGGTGTGATTCTCGGCGTGTTGTTCGTATTCGTGCGGCAACAGTATTTCAATGGCGTGCGAGAGCCGCTATCTGTCGAGCGCCGTCTGCGCCTGCCCGTATTCGGCGCGATCCGCCTGAGCCACGAGCAGGCGCGACTCGACTATGCCGTCGGCCACATGCCCTCGCTCGAGACGCACACGGATGCGCGAACCCACGCGCACGGTGCGGCACTGGGCACTGTCAGGGGCATCACCGATCCGCCAGGCACATCGCACGGACGCGCGGCGACAGATGTCGGGGCGCACGACCAGCCCGTGTCACGCGACACTCCGGGTCACACCGACTCATCCTGGCCGGCGAGAAAAAGGCATACGACGGCAGTGTGTCTGGCCACGCATCGGCCCGCCGATCTGTCGATGGAACAGTTGCGTGACGTGCGAACCGCGCTGGAGTGCGCCGTGGCCGTTGCGCCCAACAACATTCTCCTCGTGACGGGAGCGACGCCGGGCACGGGCAAGAGTTTCGTCTCGGCGAATCTCGCGGTGCTGGCTAGCGAGACCGGCAAGCGGGTTTTGCTCATCGATGCGGACATGCGCAGGGGCGTCCTGGCTTCCCATTTTGGACTTCCCGCATCGAATGGTCTGGCGGAGGTGCTGGCTGGGCATATCGTCGCGTCGCATGCGATCCAGCCCACCTGTATCGACGGTTTGTCATTGCTCGCGACGGGACTGTACCCGCCCAATCCATCGGCGTTACTGGCGACGCAGCGCATGCGAACCCTGTTTCAGATCGTCAGCGAACAGTTCGACCTCGTGATCGTCGACACGCCACCCGTTCTTGCCGTGACGGACGCCAACATTCTTGCTGCGCATGCAGCTTCTACGTTGCTCGTGCTTCGACCGAACGTGCAGACCCAGTCCGAACTGGAGGAGACCTTGAGACGCCTCGATCGTGCCGGAGCAAGGTTGATCGGTGCTGTCTTCAATGCCATGCCGCAACGGCGAAGTGAAAAGCGCTGGCACGCATACGCCAGTGCCTACGCCGCACCGGCAAGCCACACGCAACGCAGCGCATAG
- a CDS encoding glycosyltransferase family 4 protein — MIDTPHQSDSATLSAVPGSVLSERVETDIANDVDALDVDFVINGKFMSQRMTGVQRCAYEFASALQGLETNRRRFSVIVQADAGSTAAPFKTRSVSSWFKGPLWEQLALPFAAGRRVLVSLCNVGPVIKRRHIVMIYDMAVYDVPAGYSRKFRWWYRFVFFSLKLNARHIVTVSEFSKSRIRAVLSVPDSKVSVVKLGVDHLDRIESDTGVISRLNLKKGRYGLAVGSLAGGKNHARVLAAIEQLELPDDFRFVVAGGKNVRIFGGDTSEKDAAKKVVWAGYVEDSELKALYENATFFVFPSLYEGFGLPPLEAMYCSCPVIVSREASLPEVCGDAALYCDAYSVEDIAEKMTMMINDDALRERYRARGYRHASQYRWSMSASRLLDTIGRAR; from the coding sequence ATGATCGATACGCCACATCAATCTGATTCCGCGACGCTTTCTGCGGTTCCGGGAAGCGTGCTGTCCGAGCGGGTCGAAACTGACATTGCGAACGATGTCGATGCGCTGGACGTCGACTTCGTCATCAATGGCAAATTCATGAGTCAGCGCATGACGGGGGTTCAGCGTTGCGCCTACGAATTCGCTTCAGCGCTTCAGGGGCTAGAGACGAACCGCCGACGCTTCTCGGTGATCGTCCAGGCCGACGCAGGCTCGACGGCGGCACCATTCAAAACGCGCTCCGTCTCTTCGTGGTTCAAGGGGCCACTTTGGGAGCAACTCGCATTGCCGTTTGCGGCAGGACGTCGTGTTCTCGTCAGTCTGTGCAATGTCGGACCTGTCATCAAGCGACGCCATATCGTCATGATTTACGACATGGCGGTGTACGACGTGCCTGCGGGCTATTCGCGCAAGTTCCGCTGGTGGTATCGCTTCGTGTTCTTCTCGCTGAAGCTCAATGCCCGACACATCGTGACCGTTTCCGAATTCTCCAAGTCGAGAATCCGCGCCGTGCTTTCCGTGCCGGATTCCAAGGTGTCAGTCGTCAAGCTGGGGGTGGATCATCTCGACCGCATCGAAAGTGACACTGGCGTGATCTCGCGTCTGAACCTGAAGAAAGGCCGTTATGGGCTGGCTGTCGGCAGTCTTGCCGGCGGAAAGAATCACGCGCGCGTGCTGGCCGCGATCGAGCAGCTCGAACTGCCCGACGATTTCAGATTCGTGGTGGCTGGAGGAAAAAACGTCCGCATTTTCGGTGGAGACACCTCTGAAAAAGACGCGGCGAAAAAGGTTGTCTGGGCGGGATACGTAGAGGATAGCGAGTTGAAGGCACTGTATGAGAATGCCACTTTCTTTGTCTTTCCGTCCTTATACGAAGGGTTCGGCCTTCCTCCTCTGGAAGCGATGTATTGCAGTTGTCCCGTCATCGTGTCGCGCGAGGCGTCGCTGCCCGAAGTATGCGGCGACGCCGCCCTGTATTGCGATGCCTATTCGGTCGAAGACATCGCCGAAAAAATGACGATGATGATCAACGACGATGCGTTGCGCGAGCGCTACCGAGCGCGAGGCTACCGCCACGCGAGTCAATACCGTTGGTCGATGTCCGCCAGTCGTCTGCTGGACACGATCGGACGCGCACGCTAG